A genome region from Schlesneria paludicola DSM 18645 includes the following:
- a CDS encoding PQQ-binding-like beta-propeller repeat protein yields the protein MRQLWLLTVWLLLTLDLLAGDSPQFRGPDGEGHSSETKLPLTWSESENIRWKTSIPGLGWSTPSVAGTQVWLTTATDEGKSLRVICLDRDSGRLVHEIEVFHHDDPGAIHGKNSYASPSVLIDENRLYAHFGRLGTACLDRDGTVVWKKELPYEHRHGPGGSPIIVGELLIIACDGTDVQYVTALNKHTGTEVWKTTRDGAMAYSTPLLIQVDGRPQVVSTGGEWAVSYEPTTGHEIWRFRYPSGFSNVPKPVFGQGLVYVCSGYLKPFLFAVRPDGTGNVTETHQAWKLERGAPLNPSPLLLGEELYLMADNGVATCLDAKTGQQHWQKRIGGNFSASPLFADDRIYLLDENGKTYVIAPTKEEYRELAVNELPGRTLSSIAAADESLFLRTDQAVYRIQRPR from the coding sequence GTGCGGCAGTTATGGTTGCTGACAGTATGGTTGCTTCTGACGTTGGATCTATTGGCAGGAGATTCCCCGCAGTTCCGCGGTCCCGACGGCGAGGGTCACTCAAGCGAGACGAAGTTGCCATTGACGTGGAGCGAATCGGAAAACATTCGCTGGAAAACCAGTATCCCTGGACTCGGCTGGTCAACCCCCTCCGTTGCAGGAACTCAGGTCTGGCTCACGACGGCGACGGACGAAGGAAAGTCATTGCGCGTGATTTGCCTCGATCGTGATTCCGGCAGGCTCGTCCATGAAATTGAAGTCTTTCACCACGACGATCCCGGCGCGATTCATGGAAAGAACAGCTATGCGTCGCCTTCCGTCCTCATCGATGAAAATCGACTTTATGCCCATTTCGGTCGTCTCGGCACGGCATGTCTCGATCGAGACGGAACCGTCGTTTGGAAAAAAGAACTGCCCTACGAACACCGTCACGGTCCGGGCGGAAGTCCCATCATCGTTGGCGAACTGCTGATCATCGCATGCGACGGCACCGACGTGCAGTATGTGACGGCGTTGAACAAGCACACCGGGACGGAAGTTTGGAAAACTACACGTGACGGCGCGATGGCCTATTCCACTCCTCTGCTGATCCAGGTCGACGGACGTCCCCAGGTCGTCAGCACGGGCGGCGAATGGGCCGTCAGTTACGAACCAACAACAGGCCATGAGATATGGCGATTTCGGTACCCGTCCGGGTTTTCGAACGTCCCAAAACCTGTGTTTGGCCAAGGACTGGTCTACGTCTGCTCTGGCTATCTGAAGCCGTTCCTGTTTGCCGTCCGACCCGATGGAACGGGTAATGTCACCGAGACGCATCAGGCATGGAAGTTGGAACGGGGTGCGCCGCTGAACCCATCGCCGCTTTTGCTGGGCGAAGAGCTGTATCTCATGGCTGACAATGGTGTAGCAACCTGCCTTGATGCCAAAACGGGGCAGCAACATTGGCAGAAGCGGATCGGCGGCAACTTTTCCGCCTCGCCGCTGTTCGCCGACGATCGAATCTACCTGCTCGATGAGAACGGCAAGACCTACGTCATCGCTCCGACGAAAGAAGAATATCGCGAACTGGCGGTCAACGAGCTTCCCGGCCGCACACTGTCCTCAATCGCCGCCGCCGATGAATCGTTGTTCCTGAGAACCGATCAGGCGGTCTATAGAATCCAGAGACCGCGTTAG